aaatacaaTGGTGAGTCATTCACCCCTTTCCTACTTtaagtaggatgttgtttttctaattaaaataatcatctaCAACTCTAAAAGGGTTCTGCTTTCTCTTATAAATAGATCGTACAGGTAGAGCAATTAACAcaacttttgagagattgttattctatcaaaaaatagagagaatttattctcaacttataaacatattttttagaataacaattttaccggtttctgttaaagaaaagagaattttctttttcaccccaaaaggaaaactttttctagttatgtgttttgattcaattggttcgagcccacactcgaagcaaatCGTGGTATAAGAATAGCGaaaaagatcatttggttgaaatccGAAAAACATCAAGAATTTGCTTATCCAAAAACATAGGTATGAATTCGAttaaggtttattactataaatatcacaaatcgggtcgattttcaaaattttaatttttcgctatgAAAGAAAATCAATTTTAAACTGGATTTTTTCCTTTACTCCACACATATGAGCTCCATGCCTCATCAGTAAAAACTGAAGTATAAACCCATACACAAATCTAATCATATGGCATGCCACCTATAACCAACTCTGTCTacacagttaatagggtaaccaatgAATTGAATACATATATGTTCGTATTCATAACTCATAATTCATATCATGCTTGTTTATGCTATGTTCAATTCAATTCCTGGCATTCTATGTCATCATATGCCAATCAAATCATGAGACAAGAAAATACTTACCTCAAATAACCAATTTGTAACATATCATGTATATGCATATGTTGAActcaaatcataaaagtacaaatcgTAGTTTTCGTTACTTGTCTATGACTCtcgcttttcttttctctcaagatggCTCAGTATGGTCTTTAGCTACGTTAGATATTCTATTATAAAAACAATATCAGTTCACACTCAAATCACATTAAAACACaatatctacatatttttcattttattccttATATCTGGGATACTCATATTTTTCAATATCtaacatcaaatcaaaatttgatttcacatccTTCCATTAGGGATCTTATACTTTCTATCCATAGCATAATTTCATGATAGTTTttagtttattcaatttagtccctaatgtcacAAAGTTATCTAACAAGTTTAACttattttccaatttagtccttatcataaACTAAGCTTACTAACAACttattttccaatttagtccttatcataaACTAAGCTTACTAActaacaatttcttcaaatcaagCTCAAGATCATCGATTTCACTTTAATGACAACTTACTAAATATCTAACGGTTGAagaaattgatacatgggctagctaaatcaagcttccatGATCATGAATCTATAAAAACTTTAAGGAAATAGCTTTGTTACCTTGAACAATTCAATGGCCAAATGTTTGGTTAATAGCTtgaagtttctttcttttttctaatgGTGGGACAGTTGGAAACTTAAGGAAGATGATTATATGTTGTCATCTCTACTTAcattagtatatgtatatatatgcacttagattaacttataatttaacttaattaattcttAATCTTAACAATTTAAATATACTTAATCCACTAATTAACTTACTAATTAAAAATGAGTGAATTTCCATGAAATTCCACtaactcaattcaatttaatggttaaaaatcattttggtcctttgGATAATTGCTAACTAGGTCTCaagcattttctaaattaaaactcaatagcaattggagttttacaatttagcccctgagctttaattaatgattttctcggttaaattacttaaccaatctttaatatatttttacactAACTCTATTCATCTTCCTATTTAATTCTTATGAGAGTCCCTGAgcttaaattaacaatttttccTGTTAAATTACTTAtcaatctttaatatatttttaaattaactcTATTAATCTTCCTATTTTATTCTTACAAGCTCGATTTATGAAAATGGGGTTCTGAAACCACATTTTTCAACGCCAGCAAAACTTGGGTCATTACATAGTACATGGatcaaactaataaaaaattatacaaatattaaagTGGTAATTTAACTACATTGCATGAGCCAAAAGAAATATTAAGCTACTTTGGGTAAAAATACAATAGAGGCCTTTGTACTAGTTGTTAGATTGCATTTTTctccctctactaaaaaatgagcaaattagtctctgTATATTAAATCAAAGGGCAAATTGGCCCTTTCTGTTAAAAAATTGATTCATTTCAACTATTAAAAAATTGGCATGGCTGGTAGAATAACCAAATAATGACACATGTCgtgccacgtgtacctcatgctgatgcacattaaccattttttaatagtagaaatggatacaatttttaacagaaagaccaatttactctttgatttagcgtataaaaattaatttacctatttttaaagtaaaagggaaaaaaaatctaACACCTAATAAAAGGgcctctataatacttttaccgccttactttgaattattataaaaataaaaatcttcaaTAGAAATCTTTTCTGATTTCCTTCCTTAATAATAGCTTTTATGAATacgtaattaaataaaatggtacaataattaacaatatttctaaattaaaatcaatcaaaGACTAATGCTCtcatttaaataaacattattttctcatttattGCTAAAATAACCTAATTTTCCGTGGAGGATCAATACAATAATTTGACGTACCTAAACcttgtttttttctttaactaCCAAATTGCTAAAAAATATAAAGTTGGAGGACCGATTTACATAATAAACCCTAAGTTACATACCATATCCTTAAACTCTTTCATCCAACCCTAACAAAAAATATGCTAAGTTCAGGGCCGGAATTACCATCAGGATTCATCATGTAATAAGTTTCCGAATCTCTAGAATTAACGACTCTTTCGAAATGTGCGCGCATGTAAGTCAGCTCGCCGTCAGGATTCTCCGTCGCTTCGGCCGGTATAACCCCGGCGCCCATTGAAATGGGATGCAACGTTTGCATCACCATCAAATCTTCATCTGTCGGATCTCTCTTTACACCATAGCCTGATTTTTTACCATTGCAATATAATGTCCATATTGGCTCTTCAAGGATCTTGATCTTCTCCGATGGACGCTTTTCGCATTCGAGAGCGATCCTTACGAGTCCTAATCCCATATCTTGGAGGAGTTTCCCTGTATTTATTGCGAGCTCAAGGATTAAGATAGGGAGGCATTTCGAGTTTTCTTGGATGGCGAGGTTAACCCTTGCTTTACGGTACCCAAATAGAGTTCCGGTCATCCGTGTACCTCCGTGGATATGGCTGTCGTGTCCGTGAAGATTGATTGGGATTTTGCACAGAGGCGTTATGATCGGAAATGACCTGAAAACGGAACGAAAACGCCTAAACATCTTGGAGGATTTCGAAGATCCTTTCTTGTTTGATGGTTGTTGAAGAGAAACTGGTGGTCGAGATTCCGACCGAGGACTCGCCGGAGAAGTTGTGGTAGATGTATCATTGCAAGGTGATATTTCGGAAGTACTGTTTTGAGCTGCCATGGATGGTGGAAGGAGAGCGCTGCGTGATGATTGGAGTTACGAGTGGAGCATATAAATAGTTGCAAGTGTATGGCATGCACGTTCTTCAACTTCACTTAATGGGaacttatttaaattattgttgttattattttaagtaaattaatacTGACTtatggttagggtttttagtttagttaactaaaaaatagttttttttttacctatttttgCAACCACTTAAAAAGTGTTAAAGCTTGACTATATCCATCCATAGTTGTAAATCATTTAGCTCCAACAATATTTtcttaacatttaatttaattattaaatattatcgATAATAAATTACCAAGAAAAACGATGCATTTAATTCATTTTGACTTTTCATATAATTATTCTATACACTGTTAATGAATCTTAAAaagttttataattattctatacACTGTTAATGAATCTTAAAAAGttttcatataattattatatatattgttagCGGAATAAAATGAATTCTACAAACAAATTTAAGATATTgttacatcaatttttttaagttttttttatttataaaaacatatGGTAATATCTTAAACTCATTCTTATATAACctatacattatatattttattagagGTGGGAGTTGTTTGAATACGAGTCTTGATATTCATGTTGGATCTCAAACTTAATGTCAACAAAAATTTAAGCAGTTTAAGGCTTAATTTGGACGGGCGATATGCTTACCTCTGATGAGGATAAAAACAAtagtagcggtgagattagaaacaacaGTGAGATGTGTGTTTGTATTCAAACGCAGTTGCAGTGGTGAGATAAGCGGTGTGATGTAGTGATGAGATTAGAAACAACGACGAGATATGTGTTTgaattcaaacgcagctgtagtgGTGAGATGAGGAagtaaaatgactattaaggacattacatcaaaacttattttgaaatattttatttttataaaattattaaaaatatgtgaaattgtaattttatttaataaaacaatatatataacaatatttttataaatattttaattaaatgttttatcatcatttaaaattatttattatattgttaaatgataaattaatatgatttgatgataaattatttttacaggaatatttttaatgataatttatttaaaatgatttgatattaaataataattaatattatatttatataaaaaatagtttaattaaaataacaacTACAATTAGGGGAAAAAGAAGTTGAAAGGGTAAAATAGAAATTACCCCATTCCACTGGAGATTTGTATTTCCACGGATGGCCTTATCCCccaaacaaaaattgagaattggTGAGGTGTGTTCTTTCTACTGTTGGTCTTTCAAACAGCCTCAAGTGAGGTATGGTGAGATTAAAGGTAAATTCTTCTACAAAAGCCAACCCACTAAGAGACCCATACTCAAGAACTCCGGAAGGCATTGGTAATTAGTTGGCCGAAATATACATTCTATCCAAACAAAAGCTTAACAAAGGACAAACTtgataaaacttaataaatttatttaaattttcatttaattcaaaaaattcaaccatacttaatttaaatcttaaattaaacttttctcttaattatctatactatatataaagTAATTGATTAAGCTCGTATCACGAGTTAACTCGACATCAACTCAGctgtgaaattactaaaaatttttactttaaagggtaattaatattattataaaagtatttttcatctttttcacaCTTTTATATAAgcttaaaaaataactaaaaaatattatttgggaATCAAACACAAGACCAATAAATTCGTATAAAAAATctagttatattatttataaaatattagttattttaaatttataaaaaaaaaaccacattTATTCACTTGCAACACAGGTAAAAATAAAATCTAGTTATATAACTTAATTTGCATATAAAATgggatttaaaaattttcataattgaatCGGTCTCTGGTTGACCCGAGATACCAACTCCATAAAACATTTGTTGAATATATTATTAGTGGTTGTCTTTAACTCGacatatatttctatttttttctccacaaaatataacattttaattttaattttttaaatataaattaaaagcaTGTGATAGTGTTTTTTTCCTCCATTCCCATAACTTAAAAACTTCAATgcttatatatgaaataattataaattaaaatatatataatttccaTTTTCTTTGAAAAATAATACTACTCTCCATTTCTCCAACGTGCTTAGAAGTATATCTTTTAATAAAACAGATTCTGAGTAATTTCTTGATCTTTGATTGGAAGGATTCCAGCCGTCCATTACTCAGatctttttttgtgtttattctaGAATGATGGTCAACGTAATCAACGACTTTGAACAAGTCTTACATATTTCACACTTTATTATACTATATCAAAGTAGACTTTTACTAaagtatatgttttttttttttaaaaaaaaccttaacattgtaccatatattatataaataagtacaagtttggaaaaaaaatttaattaataaaatattttttatttttttattatattattaaatttatatttgaaaattattataatataatttataaatattaattaaaaaattacactaattttaaaataaagttattatctgaataaaaaaaagttgtgataaattacaattacaatttttagttaaatttttttgaccTAAAATAGAAGTTGTGCAAttataaacatgaaattttgattagattcaatttttataaattattaacacaattattgatataatatcattttatgtttatatatttcatacataaataagtatatttaaccaatataaaaataaagtaatgtatttatttctttaaatgtgtatgattaaattaaaattaaagtttaagtatacatttgaaccataattagagtttcatgtgtataattgcaccaaattaaagttcatgtatacaactgcacattaaatcaaagtttatgtataatttttggGATTTATCTCCTTTATTTAAAACaagttgtgctaattttattaatgtggaaatagagttattacttaaatacattttaagcctcttaattatcacttaatgaATGTTagatttaattaagttaattattaattattttaattaattacataaagtaaaattatattgtatgtTGAACAAGTTAAAAATGctttaattataatttgaaatttttatattataacaattgaatttataaattaatatattttaattacattccATAACTCATATAAGAAATATTATGTTATGTTAATTGTTGTAGTTAAAATTATAAtagtttgaaaattaattaagtaaaagtaCATGCAAACACATGTGACATTAAAATCTAgcctataatatatatatatatataagcacaaGTTCGGAAAACTTTTGATCAGACAAGAAtactatttatttttcatcatattactaaattaactttaaaaataattatagtttaatttaaaattattagtttaaaaaaatatgctaattttaagataaaattattaCTTGGATAGAAcctaataataaaatatagaaaaaatgtGTGAtacttataattataatttaatttataattattagttaaaaatttgaggtaaaaaagttgtcttaattttattttttaattatgtttattgatgtaaaatttaagtttagctttATAAATAGCATCTTAATTATCAGTTAACTAATATTACAAATCATATgccaattaaaatttaagtttagctttATAAATAGCATTCGGTAATTAAGCATATTTAATCAAGTATCATCTAAGAAAAATTATtggtaaaaaatagaaatttttagcATTACTAAGTTAGAAttataaaaaagaatgaaaaattaaAGCTGTGATTCTTCGAAGAGGCAATATTGAATTATAGTCGAACAACAATGGCATCAGAGAGTGGTTGAAGATTATATTAATTGATGATGGGGTAATATGATATTctgatatatattttaatttttatactatgTGAAACAAGCGCTCTTAAAAccgtttattttttttctttttatctatttGTTATTTGTTTGGTGCAAGTGAAAAATGTTTTGTagattatttttttgaaaagaaagttaaatttcaacaatttttttatcattattattaaatatgtttattaatttagttcaattaTCTTTTCTATTTATCatgaactattattattattgctgcATGTTACTttacctatttttattttattttttcaaattaagaTTATAGTTTACTTTGTTATATAGTTccaaatttgttattatttaaaaactaagatAAATTATCGTTATAAATTATAggcaaaaataattaaaaatacgttatttaaaaactaattaaaaattagacCCGTAAATTTACATGCAACACATGTAACATTAGAAACTAGTATGTATAAAAGCACGAGTTTGAAAAAACTTATGAATTGACGAGAATACcctttattgttaattatattactaaattgacattagaataataatttatttatactattatgtgataataataaaaataatattaattaaatattaattaatattatattaatgtgaaattaattaatttggtcatttcttTTAAAAGTTTTACTTAAACATAACATaagatattattaattaataaaattataaatctataaaataatttaatatatgcaACATTCAAAAATTTCCAAATAGACACGTGGCACTATTCCAGTAACAGATATGGTGAATGTTTGAGGAAATTTGAAATTTCTCTAGATAAAAGGATTCTTgttataataaaatgattttggaTATGATAATTaatggaaataattttaaaagtgaaattgtgataagaggactaaattacaaattttgaaaagtttaagaactaaaatgtaaatttggccaaaaagggaaaataagagtTTTATTGTCTATTTGTCATGAGAATAAATTGGAAAATAAATTGGTATGGTGAAAAtcaattttaggactaaattggaaggATTGAgaagtacaaggattaaattataaattttctaatttttccaaaagaaaggaaaaatatgtaatttttacCATATATTGATTTATATTAAAGATTATCAATGAATTATTAGATATGAGATTAATAATTGCCTATTATTAAGAACAAATTGTACAATGAGTTAAAATGGGCAAAAAGGTAATTAAGAAGTCTCATGTATGTCCTGTTATGTTATAATATGCACACATCCAATTATTTGTTATGTAGTTGGATTGTTTAGTTGATATCAGGTGAATCCCAATCTAAGACATTGGCAAGCAGTTGAGCATAAACTCAAGTACTTACGGAGAATGAATGATTATGTGCTTATATATTCTAGAGAAGATCTCACTCCTATTAGTTatacaaattttgaattccaaacATGTTGGGATTTAAGGAAATTGACATCAATTTGTGTTTTTTTGTCCTAGGAAGTAGAGCCAAAGTGTGGAGAAGTGTCAAGTAAGGTTGTACTGTTAACTTCACTATGGAAGCCAAATATGTGTCAGCTTTTGAGGTAAGAAAATAAGCAACATGGCTGCGGAAGTTCCTTACAAATCTCGAAGTCGTTCCTGGTGTGGAAAAAAACGCTACACTATATTGTGACAACAGTGCAACAATAATTAACGCCAAAGAAACCAGAAAATGCAAgcgaacaaaacacattgatagaAAATATCACATCATATGAGAGGCGATAGTAGATAAGATAGTGGATATAGTCAAAGTTATATCAAATGACAACCTTGCGATTCTGTTTACTAAGACTTTGGtggttagaagttttgagaaaTATGTAGAGGAATGGAAATGCAAAATATGACTTATCTACTCCACTAGGGTAAGTGGGAGATTATCGGAGTCTAGTGCCCTTAGTGTAGTGATATCGTCTTTGTACTTTATGTACTtgtaatatttcaaacaaattggtttaTATAATTTCCATCTTTATCATTAAAATCTTTTGTATAAATGTCCTCGAAAGGTTTTTGTATgcaaaacaaaatcaaatcaaatcaaatattagatcattgattatctaacgttaactaatactaagttgcATTATGTGGTCGAATCATAATGCGagaagacaacttgtattagtagataataTAAATGAGTTTGTAGGCTAATTGAAATTGAGCAAGTTGATTGAATGACTATTATGTCGTTTATTAAAGTCTAATTGGTAAGATGCCTTGTTTTGGGTATTAGAGTGGATGACTCATAGAAGATAAATACCTAGATGTGATTGATTGGACTGACAACACATCAAACAAGACCCAAGTAAAATAAATCCAagatctatttatggatttatttacttgtgacgTTCTTAGTGTGGCTTACCTCAATCTTGAGTAAGTGATGGACTATATGTGTGTGAcacgtatactttgatgtattgaTAGCCTGAGTTCAATTGGTAATGGAGCCGAAAGCTAGTacattgggtatacgacttttgcATGGCATAACTTCacttacaatagtggaattcataaccctaTAAAGGGTAAGATATCATCTCATTTtcattacatgatagatggaaAAGTAACGTGGTCATGGGTCATTTGTCTTAagacaaatgatttaattactatatgTTAGCAATTTactttttcatgaaggaagatttaatagttaccatgagataaaatatgatcatattgggaaaacaaatttatcccaaagagattaaagatgttttatgagggtaacacacatacGACAATGTCATTGGAAGAACAATTAGTAACTtgtgtaatggtatataatagtAAGGGCTCAGTTATGATACTTTAGTGGAATAACTTtatgactaaataatgttgtaattaatagacgaaaagtcgaaacttaattacaaattatttgagccctaattatatatgtccaaatCGATCACTCCACTAGCTCGGTATAACCTTGAAGGTTTACAATAAAATTGAtcatatgaaaaatatgaaatgacGAATTAGAGAAATAGGTCGCATGTATCACTATTCGCATTGAATGCATTTTCTTGCTATAAACAAGAGATGACTCGGGAATTAATTAATGtattcgaattattatttaattaatttacaattAAACAATTGAAATTCGaagtggaaattaaattaattaagtcatCATAATCTCATGagaacaagttaattaaattgacATGCTCATAGATTCTAGTATGAGAAAATTATTATGACTTTAATGGgattagaattgagttgagaaaataatttaattagtctagttaattaatttaattaattaaatgaattaatattttgggcataagaaatatatttattgaGTTGGATAAATTATTTGTGTTTACATGATAAGTCCCATCTAAGCCAAATTTAAAAGCAAAGGGTGAAACTCTAATCCTAGAAAGGGTGTGTCGCCGCCCCTTACATGTACACTCTTTGTGTGAGTCATGTACTCATGTTTCTtattaaaatagtattatttGGTTATACCTTTTTTATTGAGActcttgttattttttttataaatagagATTAATAGCTAGGTCAAAAAACACGCTTCTCTACATCGAAATTAtgtcaaaatataatttcaaaacaAGTTCTATCTTTTGATAGAATTTGTCTTTTGTTTATAGCTTTGAAAGTTTCACAAAGTTTTCGTTGATTTGCGAATAGAGATCACACTCTAACAAACTGAGGTTAAGATTAGTAGAAAAGATAAAAGTTGTTGAAATTTGAGAACGATTGAGTCTACCTAATCTAAAAGCATAGGTATAATTcgggtaaaataaattattactataaatatcacgaCGGGTTGGtttcaaagaaaattttaaaatttcattatgcttattttcactattttcaaACCGATTTTCCAACAAATTATCACAACTAGTTGGtttcaatgaaaattttaatatttctttcTGATTATTTTCACTCTTTTCAAACCGATTTTCC
The sequence above is drawn from the Gossypium hirsutum isolate 1008001.06 chromosome A05, Gossypium_hirsutum_v2.1, whole genome shotgun sequence genome and encodes:
- the LOC107896044 gene encoding protein MIZU-KUSSEI 1; amino-acid sequence: MAAQNSTSEISPCNDTSTTTSPASPRSESRPPVSLQQPSNKKGSSKSSKMFRRFRSVFRSFPIITPLCKIPINLHGHDSHIHGGTRMTGTLFGYRKARVNLAIQENSKCLPILILELAINTGKLLQDMGLGLVRIALECEKRPSEKIKILEEPIWTLYCNGKKSGYGVKRDPTDEDLMVMQTLHPISMGAGVIPAEATENPDGELTYMRAHFERVVNSRDSETYYMMNPDGNSGPELSIFFVRVG